GCGGTCGCGAACCAACCGGCGAGCGTCGGATCGACGAGGTAGTAGTACAGCGCGAGCGCGTTCTCGGCGAGCAGGAGAAGCGAGAAGACCAACAGCCCGAGGGTGTGTTTCGAGCGGAACTGCCAGTAGTTGCGCGCCCAGATGACGCCGAGGACGAGCAACAGGAGGACGTTCGCGGCAACCGAGATCCGGGCGATCGTCGGCCAGATACCGGGATCGGTCTGAAGCGGTCCCCAAATCGGGGCTCCCAGGAGGCGCTGAAGCGAGAGAACGCCCGCGGTCGCGGTGACGGCTTCTGTCCAGGGCCCCATCTACGCTCCCCCTTTCCGCCGCGTTCTGATATACGCTTTCCCAAATTCGTCCATAGTTACTCCATCCGTTCGATGATCGTCTCGACGGTGTCCCAGTGGTCCTCGACCTGGTCGGTCGTGAGGTACACCGCACCGTAGTCGCCGCCGCTCTTGCGGACCATCCCGTTGTCCATCAACACGTCGAGGTGGTGGCGGACCGTCGTGTAATCCAGATCGAGGTCCTCGGCGAGTTGGTTTGCATTGCGTGGCCGTTCGTCGATCGCCCGCAGAAGCCGAACGCGGTTCGGCCCGCCGCGAGTCCCGGTGAGCACGTACCAGAGAACGGCCTCCATCGTTCCCTCTATCGCTGGTTATCACTGTAAGAATAGCGGTTCCTCTCGGTCGGTGACAGTACGGATCGGGGAAGGAACCGTCGAAGGCGAATCGGTGCGGTCGTCTCGCTGCCGCCCGATTCGTGTTCTCGGCGATCCCGGGTCGGACGGCGGGCCTTCGAGTGAACGGGCTCCTGAATCCCGGCCGGAGGTCCGAGTCCTGGTCCGTCAGACCGTAAACAGATGTCCCTCCTGCGGAACCGACAGAACGCCGATCCGCGCCCCGGCGTCGAGCCAGCCGTGGCCGTACGAAAAGGATGCGAGCGCGTTCACGCGGTCGTCTTCCTCTCGGAAGTGCCGGCCGTCCTCGAGGTACGACCGTGCCATCTCGAGACACTCCTCGGCCGCCTCCGCGAGGGGCGTTCCGTCGTCTCCTGCGGGTTCGGCGGTATCGAGCGCGTCCGCGAGCAATCGCTCGTAGCGGTCGGTCTTCTCCTCTAGGTCGGCGGGCATACCGATCGCTCGTCCGAGCAGTGCCTAAGAGCTTCGGCTACGGGGCGACCGGCGTAGCGGCTACACCTGTAGGAATGGCGCAGAATAAGTACCGCGCGGCCGTACCGTTTCCGTATGAGCGACCATCCCCGGGTGGAGATCTACACCAAGAACGACTGTCCGTACTGCGAGAAGGCCAAAGAGCTCTTCGACGCGAAGGGGATCGACTACGAACTGTACAACGTCTCGGAGGACGAGGAACTGTTCGAGGAGATGGTCGAACGCGCCGAGGGTCGAAAGACGGCTCCCGAGGTGTTCGTCGACGACGAACTCCTTGGAGGGTGGGACGAGACCAGCGCGCTCGACGAGACGGGCGAACTCGACGAGAGACTCGGCATCGAAAGCGAGAGCGAGGAGCACCGCCGGCTGATCGTCGCCGGCAGCGGGATCGCCGGGCTCACGGCGGCGATCTACGCCGCCCGCTCGAACAACGAACCCCTCGTCATCGAGGGCACCGAACCCGGCGGCCAGCTCACCCTCACGACGGACGTCGCCAACTACCCCGGCTTCCCGGAGGGCATCTCGGGTCCGGAACTGATCAACAACATGAAAGAGCAGGCGACGCAGTTCGGTGCCGACGTGATCAACGGCGTGATCGAGGCGGTCGACGACTCGGCACGGCCCTACGAGGTGCGAATGAAGGACGGCGACGTCTACACGACCGACGCGCTGATCGCTGCCAGCGGCGCGAGCGCGCGCACCCTCGGGATCCCGGGCGAGGACGAGATGATGGGCTACGGCGTCTCGACGTGTGCGACCTGCGACGGCGCGTTCTTCCGCGGCGAGGAGATGGTCGTCGTCGGCGGTGGCGACGCCGCAATGGAGGAGGCCAACTTCCTCACGAAGTTCGCCGAGAAGGTCTATCTGATCCATCGGCGCGAGGAGTTCCGCGCCGAGGACTACTGGATCGACCGGATCGAGGAGCAGGTCGAGGAGGGCAACGTCGAGATCCTCCGAAACACCGAGGTCACGGAGATCCACGGCACGCCCGAGGCCGGCGTCGAGACGGTCTCGCTCGTGACCCACCCCGAGGGCCACCCGACGGCGAAACTCGACGACCCCGAAACGGAGGAGTACGATCTGGACGCGGGGGCGTTCTTCATCGCCATCGGCCACACGCCCAACACCGAGTATCTCGACGGTACGGGTGTGGAGATGGCCGCCGAGGGATACCTCAAGACCCGCGGCGGGAAGGGCGGCGGCCAGACGAAGACCGCCGTCCCGGGGATCTTCGGCGCGGGCGACGTGGTCGATTACCACTACCAGCAGGCGGTCACGGCGGCCGGGATGGGCTGTAAGGCCGCCATCGACGCCGACGAGTTCCTCGAAGACGAGCAGCGGAGCGCGAGTGCCGCCGCCGAACCCGCGGTCGCGGAATCCGACTAACGAAAGCCCTCACTCGGGACTGGCGTCCCTCGTTCGCCCTTTTCATTTCCCAGGAAAAGATCGCTACGCGGTCTTTTCGGGCTGAGCGATGGCGGAGCCATCGCGAGGTCCGCGGAAACTCTGTTCCCGCGAGATCCCAGAAATCTCCGATTTCTGAGGACCGCCAGGTACCGCCGAGTCGCGCCGTCCGGTCGGACGGCGCTCTCGGGACGCCTGCCCTTCCCCGTTCGCTTCGCGGCCGGCGGCCGCGAAGCAAGGCCACCGCGCTCACTCTCGCTTTTCGAGGCGCTCGTGGGTGTCTGCCCACTCCGCCAACCGTCTCCTCGCCGCTCGCTCCCTCCGTGAAATCGGGTCGTCGATCCCCAACTCATCCCCCGAAAACGCGTTCATCACGACGAACTCGCTATCCTCGCAGGCGGCGAGCAACGCCTCCACGTCGCCGGTCTCGTGCTGGAACGGGATCGTCGCGTCGTTGACGAACACGGCGCGGGAGGGCGGCATCGACTCGACGAGTTTCATCCCGTTGCGGGCGTTCTCGCGGGCGAGATCCAGCGCCTCCGTTTCGGTGTCGCCCGCCGCTCGCGGCGCATACGCGTCGAGAACGCCGACCCACGCCCGGTCGGGGAGGTCGGTGAAACGGTCGAGCCGTCCACCCAGCAACACGCCGTCGCGCTCGACCTCGGGGGCGAACTCGAGGACCGCCACGTTTTCGGCGCCGTGCTCCTCGACCCACGCGGCGAGCGCCCCCGCGGTGAGGCGGGTCTTGCCGACGTTCGAGGGGCCGGTGAGCAGGACGCGCCCGCTCGTCGGAAGGGTCATACCTCGGCGGGCGCGGGTCGCCGTGCGGTGCGGGCGAATCGGACGAGCAGGAGTGCGCTCGCGAGGCCGATCCCGGCGGCGAAGACGACGACGAACGCCGAGAGCGGATCGGTGATCGCGGCGGCCTGCTCACGGACGAACGTGCCGGCGGTGACGAGCGCAACGCCCAGCAAGACGAGACCAGCGAGGTTCGCGGGCAGCGAGAGGGGCGTTTCGACCACGCCGGGGTCGTTGAGCAAGAGGAGTATCACGATGATCGCGAAGGGCGTGCCGACCAGCCCGAACGCGAGGACGAGCACCAGAAGCGGGAAGAAGGATCCCTCCAAAAAGGCCCCGAGCGAGGAGGCCAGCGCGACACAGACGACCAGCGCGCGGTATCGCGGGTCCGTGACGGACTGGCCCCAGCCCAGCTTGTCGGCGAGCGCGTACGGTGGGACGACGGTGTTGCCCCCGAGGGTGGAGACCGCAGCGCCCAGAAGCCCCAGCAAGAACAGCCACGTCGCGGCCGTGCCGACGGCGGGTTCGAGCGCCTGCCCCGCCCCGATCGCGGTGATCGCGGCGGCGTCGACCGCGGGGGTGTGAAGGACGCTCGCGGCGACGAGGAAGATGGCGAGGCTGTACCCGCCGAAGGCGAGCACCATCGACGAGCCGACGTCGAACCGTGCGAGCGCGCCGTCCTCGCAGGTCCAGCCGCGGGCGCGCATGGTGTAGCTCTGCATCACGAGCAGGGTGACGTGGACCGCGCCGCCCAGAACGCCCGCGGCGACGAGCGCGCCGTCGAGGCCCGCGGGGATCCGCGGAACCAGCCCGCTTGCGGCGGCCCCGGGGTCGATCGGGACCACGATCGCCGTCGCGACGAACAGCACCACCACGAGCGAGACCAGCGCTTTCGCGCCGATCTCGGCGATCCGGTAGCCCCCGCCGGCCAGCCCGACAGCGAGCACGAGCGCCCAGAGGACGCCCCAGACGCGGGCGTCGACGCCGGTGAGGGTCGCACTCACGTCCGCGACCGTCTTCATGATCACCAACTGGGCGAGACCGGCCGCGAGCACGACGTCGAGCACGAGCACCCACGCCCACCCCTCTCCGAGATGCACCTCGACCGTCGAGACGATCCCCCGTTCGGTGAACAGTCCGAGGCGAGCGGCCAGATACTGGCCGAGCGCTCCCAAGAGGGCCGAGAGGATCACGACCCACAGTAGCGCATACCCGTAGCCCGCACCCGCGGTCAACAGGCTCGCCATCGTCGCCGGGCCCGCCGCGATCGCGCCCGCGAGCCAGGTCGGTCCGAGCCGACCCCCGTATTCGCGCACCGTCTCGATCATTGTACCCGCTTTCCCCCTCGAGTATATAACCGCGTGGTATCACTCGCTTCCGACCGTCGGGGGCGGCGTCTCGTCGGTAGACGGCACATCGACGTCGAACCCGTCGCCCCGAGCCGACTGGACCCGCTGTGGATACGGGATCGTGATCCCCTCGCGGTCGAACGCCTCCTTGATCGCCTCCATCGCCTCGGTCTGGGCGTTCCACTTGCGGCGCATCGTCGGATCGCCGATCCAGACCCGGAGTTCGAGCAGTATCGAGGAGTCGGCGAACCGTTTGGCGACCACCTGCGGATCGGGGGAGGACTTGATCGAGTCCAGGTCGCTCACCGCGTCGACGATCACGGCCCGTGCGTGTTCGATCTCCGTCCCGTAGTCGATCCCGACCTCGATCTCGACGCGGAGCTGATCGTTTCGCGAGAGGTTCGTGAGGTCGCTCTCGGTGATGATGTCGTTGGGCACCAGGACGTGTTCGTCGCTGAAGGTCTGGATCTTCGTGTTGAAGATCGTCACGTCCTTGACGATCCCCGAGTGGTCCTTGACCTCGATCCAGTCGCCGACGCGAAACGGCCGCGAGAACAGCAGGATGAACCCCGCGAGCACCGCCGCGAGCGTCTCGCGGGCCGCCAGTCCGACGATCGCGGTGATCGCGCCGGCCCCGATGAAGATGTTGGTCAGGTCGACCCCCCAGAGCGTGAGAACCAGCGTCATCGCCCCGAGGGCGATCCCGATGTCCGCGACGTGGTAGGCGACCTCGCTCTGGTGTTTGGTCAGCGAGGACGTCCGCTGGAGTTCGTCGATCGACCGGTTGAGAAAGCGGATCAGCAGATACGCCACGAGCACGAGCGAGACCGTCACGAGTTGCTTGATCGCGGTCCAGCGGTCGATCGCCAGCGTCTCGAGGACGAGCCGGATGAAGTAGGTGACGTGCCAGACGACGCTGAGCGCGTAGATCCCGGTGGCGACGACGAACAGCAGCCAGACGATCCGGCTGGCTTCCCCGACGTGGCGGTCGTAGCGACGGCCGACGAACGTCTCCACTCTCCGACCGAAGTCGAGCGAGAGGACGACCAGCGCGACGAGGGCCGCCGTCGCGAGCAGCTGCACTCCGATATCCGAAAAGTACGCCTGCTGGATGTCGACGACCGGATCGGGTCGAAGCGACGACACGCTCCCTGCGGCGGCGAGGTCGGCCCACATCTATCGTAGCGTCACATAGGATCGCGGTACTGATGTGTTTTAGTATTCGCCCGGCACCTGCCATCAGTCGAGGTCGTCGGAGAGGAGGGTGCTCTCGACGAGCGTCCGGTGTGCCCTGCGGAGGCGTTCGGAGAGCGCCTGATGGGAGATGTCGAGTTCGGACGCGAACTCGCCCATCGTCACCGTCCGCGGGATGTCGTAGTAGCCGCGCTCGATCGCGGCCAGCAGGGTCGTCCGCTGGTCCTCAGTGAGACCGTAGCGCCGTGTACGGTTCGCCTCTACCGAGGCGACGTGCGTGATATCCAGTTCGATCCCGGCGTCCTCCGCGCGTTCGTGCGCTCGCGAGGCGGTCTCGCGCTCGGGGAACAACACCCGAAAGCGCCACCTGCCGTCGCTCGCGTGCGCACGGAGGATCGTTCCCGACTCGCCGGCGAGCACCGAGAGGGCTTCACGCGCCGACTCGGCCCACCACAGCCGGTAGAGGCGTTTCCCGTCGTCGTCGGTGATCGGGTCGGCCCGCTCGACCGACGGGTCCGCTTTCAGCGTCGCGTCGATCGTCTCGTCCCCGGTATCGAACCAGACGAGGCCCACCGACCATCCCTCGGGATGGCCAACGACGGGTTCGACCGTACAGTCGAGGGTGGGATGCGATCGAAACGTCTCGGACAGCGCGAACGCCTCCGCCGACAACGAAACCCCCACACGGATCGCCATGCTCACCCTCACCCTCGCTGGCTCCACGAAAAAGCCGATGGCCTGCAGTCGCCTGCAAGTAGTATTTATCCTAGTGTCAGTATGTTTATTACACATCACATCAATTAATAGATGTAATCGGCGTTGATTCCAGCAATGAGACAGATACCCACTACCGAGCCCCGAAACGGGTTGGTTCTCGCGCCGACGACGAATCCGATCGAGGGCGTCGAGCGGGTGTTCGACCGGCAGGCCGCGCTCCGGGAGTGGAACGTGCTGATCGTCGCCTACGGCTATAGCCATCGGGACCTCCGAACGGCGTGGCACGACCGTATCGACGACGCGCCCGCCGCGTTCGGAACGATCACGGTCGGGAACGGTGGTGATGGGGGTGGTGACGTCGCTCCCGTCTCGCGGGCGGGACGTGACGTCACCACCTCGATCCGGGCCCGGACGGATCTGGCCGAGTTGGGGACCACGATCAGCCTGTATCTCGACGACTGGACGGAGGGCCGAACGCTCGTCTGTTTCCACACGCTCGAGGACCTGCTCGATGGCGTCGGAACTCAGACCGCGTTCCGGTTCCTGCACGTCCTGACCCGTCGACTCGCCAAGGCCGACGCTGTCGGTCGGTTCTCGCTCGATCCGCTCGCCGTCGACGAACGAACGATCCGGACGCTCGAACCGCTGTTCGACGTCGTCTATCAGGAAGGCGAGGAGCCCCCGTCGATCACCCCCGAGACGGCCTTCGACGTGCTCCGTGCGCCGCGTCGGCGATACGTCCTGCACTACCTGCGGGAGAACCCCGGCCCGACGACGGTCGCGGCGCTCGCAGACTGGGTGGCCCGGTACGAACCCGACGCCGACGACGGGCGACTCGAGACCTCGATGTATCACTCCCACCTCCCGAAACTGGAGAACGCGGGTCTGATCTCCCTCGACGGGACGCGCGTGTCGGGGCGACCCACGATCGAGTCGCTCGCGCCGTATCTCGAACTGGTTTCCGGCCACGATCTCCCCGGTTAACGTCCCCATAATATTACCAGTTCGTCCTGTCACGATCGGGTATGTCCGAACAGGAGTCCGCCGGCGACGCACGCGACGAACCGCGCGCGGAAGGCAGCACGACCGCGTTTTTCGCCCGCGTGATCGTCAGGCTGGGGCTTGTCGTCCTCGGCACCGTCCTGTTGCTGTTCGCGCTCGGACGGGCGTTCGGTCTCGACTTGCTCGGGGCGGTCGCCGACTTCCTCGCGACGGAAACGGGGCGGTGGCTCGCCGTCGCCTTCCTCGCGCTCGTGTTGATCAGCGTCGCCGCGAGTGGCTGGCGCTACCGCCGTCCGCCAGCCTGATACTGTCGGCTGTAACCCGTTAGTTGGGACTCCGACGATTCGACCGTTCCCGGCGGTGGGTACGTACAGCCGACAGTATGACGTTCCGGGAACTCTATCCACGGGAGGGATTCGGCCACCGACGGACGTTCGTCGACGCCCGGGGACGTGGTGCCGAACGGTGGAGACGTCGAGCCACGACGCTTAACAGCGAGCGGGACCCACATCGGTCAATGGGAGCGCGGCTGCCGGGCATCGAATCCGAGACGGGAGAGCGAATCGTCGCTCACGCCGACATGGATTGTTTCTACGCGTCCTGTGAGCGCCTTCGAGAGCCCGCACTCCGCGGCGAGCCGCTCGTGGTCGGGATGGGCTATGAACCCGGCGAAACGGCCGGAGCGGTCGCGACCGCGAGCTACGAGGCCCGCGCGTTCGGCGTCGAGAGCGCACAGGCGATCTCCGAGGCGCTCGAACGCCTCCCCCGGAAGCGGGATGCCGCGACCGATCCCGACCTCGACGTCCGGAAGGCGGGGTTCTACCGGCCCGTCGACATGGGGTTCTACGAGTCCGTAAGCGAAGACGTACGGGAGATCCTGCACGCGCACGCCGAGACCGTCCGCGAGGTGAGCATCGACGAGGCGTATCTCGACGTCACCGAAAAAACGATGTGGGACGAGGCCGGGGACTTCGCCCGCGGGATCAAGGAGCGCATCCGCGAGGAGGTCGGCGTCGTCGCGAGCATCGGGATCGCCCCGAACATGAGCACCGCGAAGATCGCGAGCGACGCCGAGAAGCCCGACGGTCTGGTCGTGGTCCGCCCCGAGGAGGTCCGCGACTTCCTCGCGCCCGTCCCGATCGAGGACCTCCACGGGGTGGGTCCCGTCACCGCCCGTACCCTCCGCGAACGCGGGATCGGGACGGCGGACGACCTCGCCACCGCGGACCGTCGAGCGCTGATAGCGGAGTTCGGCGAGCGCGGGGCGGCCCTCTACGATCGCGCCCGCGGCGAGGACGACCGCGAGGTCACGCCCACGGGCCGTCCCAAGAGCCTCTCGCGGGAATCGGCGTTCGTCGAACCGACGACGGACAGAGAGGAGATCGAAGAGCGTCTACTGACGCTCGCGGCGGCGGTCGCGGAGCGCGCCACCCGACGGGACGCGCTCTACCGAACCATCGGGATCAAGGTCGTCACCCCGCCGTTCGACGTCCACACGCGCGCCCGCTCGCTTCCCGGCCCGGTCGACGATCCCGCGCTGGTCGAGCGGGTCGTCCGGGATCTCTTAGAGGAGTTCACGGGCGAGCGAATCCGAAAGGTCGGCGCACGCGTCTCGAACCTCGAGTTCGACTCGGCAGCCCAAACCAGCCTCGACGGCTGGGCCGGCGGGGACGACGCAGAGGTGGATTCCGACGGTAGCGAGGCTCGAGTGAAGTCGACCGGCGGGTCCGCCGACCGATCGGGCCAGGCCTCGCTCTCGGAGTTCGAGTGATACCGTCGGTCGTAGTCCCGTACCGGTGATCGCCTGTACGGGTCAGCGATCACCGATACCCAGTTACGACCGACCGTATGAGTCTTTATCAACGGGGCGTTCCTACCACCGGCCATGACGACAGTCGAGATCGAGTACTGCGTCCCCTGTGGCTTCCTCGAGCGCGCCGAGGCCGTTCAGCACGCCCTGCTCTCGCAGTTCGGCGAGGGGATCGACGAACTCGCCCTCGTTACCGGCGACCACGGCATCTTCGAGGTCCGCGTCGACGGCGAGGTCGTCTTCGAGAAGAGCGAGGACGAATTCGACGTCGATCGGATCACGCGGGACGTTCGTGCCTACGTCTCGTAAAACGAACGCCCTACAGCGGTTCTACGAGGGCTTCGAGCGCCGCACGCGGGTCGTCGGCCTTCGCGACGCCGCTCGCCAGCAGGACGCCCTCCGCGCCGAGTTCCTCGGCGGCGATCAGGTCCTCGCCCGTGCTGATTCCGGCCCCACAGAGCACCTCGACGCTCTCGTCGACGGCCTCCGCGGCGGCGACCGCGTCGGTGACGACGTCGGGATCGGCCTGGCTGACGGGGGTACCCGTACCGATGAGTTCGGGCGGTTCGACCGCGACGGCGTCGGGGCCGAGCGCGGCGACCGCCTTCACCTGTTCGGGGTTGTTCGCACAGACGACCGTCTCGAGGCCGGCGCGCTCCGCCGCATCGAGGCCGGCGTCGATGTCCGCGAGTCTCAGGCGCTTCTCGGAGTGGTTCAACAGCGTACCGGTCGCGCCCGCCTCCGCGAGCGACCCGGCGAGCGCGCTGCCGGTGTGACTCCCGGGCTCGTTGCCGTCGACGTGCTGGGCCCACGTCTCGACGCCCGTCTCGGCGACGGATTCCAGCCGGGCGGTCTGGGGCGCGACGGCGATCCGCGCGCCCGACGCCTCGCCCACCTCGTAGGCGATCTCCCCGATCTCGACCGGATCGCACGGATAGGCCTTGCAGTTTATCAGAACGAACACGTCTCGTCCGAGGGCCGGGCGGCTAATGAGTCTCCCGAATCAGGAGTCCTTGCGGGTGACGACGTCGCCCAGCGTGTAGCTGCCGGTCGAGGAGCTACCTTCCCACTCGGTATCCTCCGTTTCGCCGCCCTCAGACAGCGAGATCTCGAGTTTGCGTTCGAGTTTCTTCTGGACCGAGTCGCTCGGGAGCATGTCGCCGCGTTCGAGTTTGCGGATCAGGCTCGCCTTCTCGTTGAGTTCGCCCGCGAGGTCCTCCTGGCTCAGTCCGGCCGATTCGCGGGCCTGTCGGATCCGCTGGTCGTAATCCGCGGCGACCTCCTCCATCTCGTCGAACATGTCGCGTCGACGCCGGCTCCCGCCGCTCGACCCGCCCGAGGAATCACCGGCGCTCGAATCGGACGTACCCGACGAGGAGGACGTCGAGTACTTCGTGGAGGTTTCGGAGGACTCCTGGGTTCGGACCTCCGTCCCGAACTCCGCACAGGAGTCACAGACATCGAGTTCAGCGCCCTCGATCTTGACCGTCTTCGGTGTGGACGTCTCGGTGCCACACATCTCACACTGAACCATACCCGCCCTTGCAGGCGGGGGTGTATAAATGGTGCGACACACTCACCCAAGGGCACCCATCGAGTAGTAAAACCGCTGGAGTGCGGTGAGGTGACCGACGACGGCGAACAGCACGAGCAGCCAGCCCACGAGCGTGAACCAGACGACCGTCACCGGGACCAGCCCGGTGAGCACCGCGACGACCCCGACGAGGACGAGTCGATCGGCCCGCCCGAGCAACCCCCCGTAGACGCGATCCAGCCCCACGGCCTGCGCCTGCGTTCCGAGGTACGAGGTCATCAACACGCCGGTGACGGCGACGAAGCCCAGCGCGTACTCCCCGATCCCCGCCGCGAGTCCGGCGATGATCAGGATGTCCGCGTAGCGATCGAGGACGTGGTCGAGCAGGTCGCCTGCGGTCGAGGC
The DNA window shown above is from Halalkalicoccus sp. NIPERK01 and carries:
- a CDS encoding winged helix-turn-helix domain-containing protein, whose translation is MEAVLWYVLTGTRGGPNRVRLLRAIDERPRNANQLAEDLDLDYTTVRHHLDVLMDNGMVRKSGGDYGAVYLTTDQVEDHWDTVETIIERME
- a CDS encoding DUF357 domain-containing protein yields the protein MPADLEEKTDRYERLLADALDTAEPAGDDGTPLAEAAEECLEMARSYLEDGRHFREEDDRVNALASFSYGHGWLDAGARIGVLSVPQEGHLFTV
- a CDS encoding FAD-dependent oxidoreductase, yielding MSDHPRVEIYTKNDCPYCEKAKELFDAKGIDYELYNVSEDEELFEEMVERAEGRKTAPEVFVDDELLGGWDETSALDETGELDERLGIESESEEHRRLIVAGSGIAGLTAAIYAARSNNEPLVIEGTEPGGQLTLTTDVANYPGFPEGISGPELINNMKEQATQFGADVINGVIEAVDDSARPYEVRMKDGDVYTTDALIAASGASARTLGIPGEDEMMGYGVSTCATCDGAFFRGEEMVVVGGGDAAMEEANFLTKFAEKVYLIHRREEFRAEDYWIDRIEEQVEEGNVEILRNTEVTEIHGTPEAGVETVSLVTHPEGHPTAKLDDPETEEYDLDAGAFFIAIGHTPNTEYLDGTGVEMAAEGYLKTRGGKGGGQTKTAVPGIFGAGDVVDYHYQQAVTAAGMGCKAAIDADEFLEDEQRSASAAAEPAVAESD
- a CDS encoding NRAMP family divalent metal transporter, with product MIETVREYGGRLGPTWLAGAIAAGPATMASLLTAGAGYGYALLWVVILSALLGALGQYLAARLGLFTERGIVSTVEVHLGEGWAWVLVLDVVLAAGLAQLVIMKTVADVSATLTGVDARVWGVLWALVLAVGLAGGGYRIAEIGAKALVSLVVVLFVATAIVVPIDPGAAASGLVPRIPAGLDGALVAAGVLGGAVHVTLLVMQSYTMRARGWTCEDGALARFDVGSSMVLAFGGYSLAIFLVAASVLHTPAVDAAAITAIGAGQALEPAVGTAATWLFLLGLLGAAVSTLGGNTVVPPYALADKLGWGQSVTDPRYRALVVCVALASSLGAFLEGSFFPLLVLVLAFGLVGTPFAIIVILLLLNDPGVVETPLSLPANLAGLVLLGVALVTAGTFVREQAAAITDPLSAFVVVFAAGIGLASALLLVRFARTARRPAPAEV
- a CDS encoding mechanosensitive ion channel family protein, with product MWADLAAAGSVSSLRPDPVVDIQQAYFSDIGVQLLATAALVALVVLSLDFGRRVETFVGRRYDRHVGEASRIVWLLFVVATGIYALSVVWHVTYFIRLVLETLAIDRWTAIKQLVTVSLVLVAYLLIRFLNRSIDELQRTSSLTKHQSEVAYHVADIGIALGAMTLVLTLWGVDLTNIFIGAGAITAIVGLAARETLAAVLAGFILLFSRPFRVGDWIEVKDHSGIVKDVTIFNTKIQTFSDEHVLVPNDIITESDLTNLSRNDQLRVEIEVGIDYGTEIEHARAVIVDAVSDLDSIKSSPDPQVVAKRFADSSILLELRVWIGDPTMRRKWNAQTEAMEAIKEAFDREGITIPYPQRVQSARGDGFDVDVPSTDETPPPTVGSE
- a CDS encoding helix-turn-helix domain-containing protein, with the translated sequence MAIRVGVSLSAEAFALSETFRSHPTLDCTVEPVVGHPEGWSVGLVWFDTGDETIDATLKADPSVERADPITDDDGKRLYRLWWAESAREALSVLAGESGTILRAHASDGRWRFRVLFPERETASRAHERAEDAGIELDITHVASVEANRTRRYGLTEDQRTTLLAAIERGYYDIPRTVTMGEFASELDISHQALSERLRRAHRTLVESTLLSDDLD
- the dinB gene encoding DNA polymerase IV, producing MGARLPGIESETGERIVAHADMDCFYASCERLREPALRGEPLVVGMGYEPGETAGAVATASYEARAFGVESAQAISEALERLPRKRDAATDPDLDVRKAGFYRPVDMGFYESVSEDVREILHAHAETVREVSIDEAYLDVTEKTMWDEAGDFARGIKERIREEVGVVASIGIAPNMSTAKIASDAEKPDGLVVVRPEEVRDFLAPVPIEDLHGVGPVTARTLRERGIGTADDLATADRRALIAEFGERGAALYDRARGEDDREVTPTGRPKSLSRESAFVEPTTDREEIEERLLTLAAAVAERATRRDALYRTIGIKVVTPPFDVHTRARSLPGPVDDPALVERVVRDLLEEFTGERIRKVGARVSNLEFDSAAQTSLDGWAGGDDAEVDSDGSEARVKSTGGSADRSGQASLSEFE
- a CDS encoding Rdx family protein; its protein translation is MTTVEIEYCVPCGFLERAEAVQHALLSQFGEGIDELALVTGDHGIFEVRVDGEVVFEKSEDEFDVDRITRDVRAYVS
- the tpiA gene encoding triose-phosphate isomerase yields the protein MFVLINCKAYPCDPVEIGEIAYEVGEASGARIAVAPQTARLESVAETGVETWAQHVDGNEPGSHTGSALAGSLAEAGATGTLLNHSEKRLRLADIDAGLDAAERAGLETVVCANNPEQVKAVAALGPDAVAVEPPELIGTGTPVSQADPDVVTDAVAAAEAVDESVEVLCGAGISTGEDLIAAEELGAEGVLLASGVAKADDPRAALEALVEPL
- a CDS encoding multiprotein bridging factor aMBF1, which codes for MVQCEMCGTETSTPKTVKIEGAELDVCDSCAEFGTEVRTQESSETSTKYSTSSSSGTSDSSAGDSSGGSSGGSRRRRDMFDEMEEVAADYDQRIRQARESAGLSQEDLAGELNEKASLIRKLERGDMLPSDSVQKKLERKLEISLSEGGETEDTEWEGSSSTGSYTLGDVVTRKDS
- a CDS encoding CDP-alcohol phosphatidyltransferase family protein, translating into MTLDKYRPLADRALEPFVEGADRVGLTPNGVSVLAFALAGVAAGAFYVAGANPGWYLVGALLVLLNGALDLLDGALARRQNVASTAGDLLDHVLDRYADILIIAGLAAGIGEYALGFVAVTGVLMTSYLGTQAQAVGLDRVYGGLLGRADRLVLVGVVAVLTGLVPVTVVWFTLVGWLLVLFAVVGHLTALQRFYYSMGALG